From a single Ailuropoda melanoleuca isolate Jingjing chromosome 12, ASM200744v2, whole genome shotgun sequence genomic region:
- the INPP5J gene encoding phosphatidylinositol 4,5-bisphosphate 5-phosphatase A isoform X4: MEGRSDSGSRRPGTRAGLGPLPVLVPHGVSQTGAPSKVDSFFQLPVKENAAPVPSEPRLALAPVGPQAAVPSSTEGPRLALASPRPILAPLSTPGGQKTAPARRGSSLAPTSVGQLVMSASAGPKPPPVTSGSALAPTSLGQLVMSASAGPRPPPATLRPKLSPTSRDQKQVPPASMGPKPALAASGLSLALASEEQPPQPPSNSSPVSSPVLSSSQDQALAAASVTSASASVGWTPAKQRDAPALKPLPSSEVHLQPSAQASGPAGSTSLIQTPPDPRISPSFRARPEAPRSSPEDPVLPRPPQTLPLDVGQGPPEPATRSPGLLSPTFRPGASSAQTVPPPLPKPPRSPSRSPSRSPNRSPCVPPAPEMALPRPGTQGTGPSGHLSPSLQPRETPAPVTTPPSTSTSSPSWSAQPTCKSDPGFWITVVTWNVGTAMPPDDVTSLLHLGSGSDDSDGADMIAIGLQEVNSMINKRLKDALFTDQWSELFMDALAPFNFVLVSTVRMQGVILLLFAKYYHLPFLRDVQTDCTRTGLGGYWGNKGGVSVRLAAFGHMLCFLNCHLPAHMDKAEQRKDNFQTILSLQQFPGPGAHGILDHDLVFWFGDLNFRIESYDLHFVKFAIDSDQLHQLWEKDQLNMAKNTWPILKGFQEGPLNFAPTFKFDVGTNKYDTSAKKRKPAWTDRILWKVKAPGVGPSPSGRESHRLQVTQHSYRSHMEYTVSDHKPVAAQFVLQFAYRDDVPLVRLEVADEWVRPEQAVVRYRIETVFARSSWDWIGLYRVGFRHCKDYMAYVWAKHEDVDGNIYQVLKGRGRVGGSPRCPWARDLPWAVLEAASLTLTWAYALGPPGDLQ, from the exons ATGGAGGGCCGGAGCGACAGCGGCAGCAGGAGGCCAGGGACCCGGGCTGGCCTGGGACCCCTGCCTGTGCTCGTGCCCCATGGGGTTTCCCAAACTGGGGCACCCTCCAAG GTGGACTCATTTTTTCAGCTCCCAGTGAAGGAGAATGCGGCCCCGGTACCCTCGGAACCAAGACTGGCTCTAGCACCTGTGGGGCCACAAGCAGCTGTGCCATCTTCCACAGAGGGGCCAAGGTTGGCTCTGGCATCTCCCCGACCCATCCTGGCTCCACTGTCTAcccctggaggccagaagacagctCCTGCCCGCCGCGGTTCCAGCCTAGCTCCAACATCTGTGGGCCAGTTAGTCATGTCTGCCTCAGCTGGGCCGAAGCCTCCCCCGGTGACCTCAGGCTCAGCCCTGGCTCCAACATCCCTGGGGCAGCTGGTGATGTCTGCCTCGGCAGGGCCGAGgcctcccccagccaccctgcGGCCCAAGCTGTCTCCAACGTCCAGGGACCAGAAGCAGGTGCCACCTGCCTCCATGGGACCCAAGCCAGCACTGGCTGCCTCAGGCCTGAGCCTGGCCCTGGCATCTGAGGAGCAGCCCCCACAGCCCCCCTCCAACTCTTCCCCAGTGTCCAGTCCAGTTTTGTCGTCCTCTCAGGACCAGGCTCTGGCTGCAGCTTCTGTGACGTCAGCCTCGGCCTCTGTGGGATGGACACCAGCTAAACAGAGGGATGCCCCAGCCCTGAAACCTCTCCCCTCTTCTGAAGTGCATCtccagccttcagctcaggcatcTGGTCCTGCGGGCTCCACATCCTTGATCCAAACCCCCCCAGACCCCCGGATCTCCCCCTCCTTCAGAGCCCGGCCTGAGGCCCCCCGCAGCAGCCCTGAGGATCCTGTCCTGCCCCGGCCACCCCAGACCCTGCCCCTGGATGTGGGCCAGGGCCCTCCAGAGCCCGCCACCCGTTCCCCAGGACTTCTGTCCCCCACCTTCCGGCCAGGGGCCTCCTCGGCCCAGACTgtgcccccacctctgcccaagCCACCCCGGTCTCCCAGCCGTTCCCCCAGCCGCTCCCCCAACCGCTCCCCCTGtgtccccccagcccctgagatggccctccccaggcctggcacCCAGGGCACAGGGCCTAGCGGGCACTTGAGTCCCAGTCTTCAGCCCCGAGAAACTCCAGCTCCGGTCACCACTCCCCCTTCTACCTCCACCTCATCACCCTCTTGGTCAGCTCAGCCTACCTGCAAGAGCGACCCTGGCTTCTG gatcaCTGTGGTCACGTGGAACGTGGGCACTGCCATGCCCCCTGACGACGTCACATCCCTCCTCCACCTGGGCAGCGGCAGCGACGACAGTGATGGGGCCGACATGATTGCCATAGG gttgCAGGAAGTGAACTCCATGATCAACAAACGGCTCAAGGACGCGCTCTTCACAGACCAGTGGAGCGAGCTCTTCATGGACGCTCTGGCACCCTTCAACTTCGTGCTG GTGAGTACCGTGCGGATGCAGGGCGTCATCCTGCTGCTGTTCGCCAAGTACTACCACCTGCCCTTCCTGAGGGACGTGCAGACTGATTGCACGCGCACTGGCCTGGGCGGCTATTGG GGCAATAAGGGTGGAGTGAGCGTGCGACTGGCGGCCTTCGGGCACATGCTCTGCTTCTTGAATTGCCACTTGCCAGCGCACATGGACAAGGCAGAGCAGCGCAAGGACAACTTCCAGACCATCCTGAGCCTCCAGCAGTTCCCGGGACCCGGGGCGCATGGCATCCTGGATCACGA CCTCGTGTTCTGGTTTGGGGACCTCAACTTCCGCATCGAGAGCTATGACCTGCACTTCGTCAAGTTTGCCATTGACAGCGACCAGCTTCACCAGCTCTGGGAGAAGGACCAG CTCAACATGGCCAAGAACACTTGGCCCATCCTGAAAGGCTTCCAGGAGGGGCCCCTCAACTTTGCGCCCACCTTCAAATTTGACGTGGGTACTAATAAATATGATACCAG TGCCAAGAAGCGGAAGCCAGCCTGGACAGACCGTATCCTGTGGAAGGTCAAGGCTCCAGGTGTGGGTCCCAGCCCCTCAGGCCGGGAAAGCCACCGACTCCAGGTGACCCAGCACAGCTACCGCAGCCACATGGAGTACACAGTCAGTGACCACAAGCCCGTGGCTGCCCAGTTCGTCCTGCAG TTTGCCTACAGGGATGACGTGCCGCTAGTGCGGCTGGAAGTGGCCGATGAGTGGGTGCGGCCAGAGCAGGCTGTGGTGAGGTACCGCATCGAAACGGTGTTCGCCCGCAGCTCCTGGGACTGGATCGGCTTGTACCGG GTGGGTTTCCGCCACTGCAAGGACTACATGGCTTACGTCTGGGCCAAACACGAGGATGTAGATGGGAACATCTACCAGGTActgaaaggaagggggagagtgggaggaagtCCCCGTTGCCCTTGGGCTCGGGACTTGCCTTGGGCAGTCCTGGAGGCTGCCTCTCTGACCCTGACCTGGGCCTATGCCCTGGGCCCACCAGGTGACCTTCAGTGA
- the INPP5J gene encoding phosphatidylinositol 4,5-bisphosphate 5-phosphatase A isoform X1, which produces MEGRSDSGSRRPGTRAGLGPLPVLVPHGVSQTGAPSKVDSFFQLPVKENAAPVPSEPRLALAPVGPQAAVPSSTEGPRLALASPRPILAPLSTPGGQKTAPARRGSSLAPTSVGQLVMSASAGPKPPPVTSGSALAPTSLGQLVMSASAGPRPPPATLRPKLSPTSRDQKQVPPASMGPKPALAASGLSLALASEEQPPQPPSNSSPVSSPVLSSSQDQALAAASVTSASASVGWTPAKQRDAPALKPLPSSEVHLQPSAQASGPAGSTSLIQTPPDPRISPSFRARPEAPRSSPEDPVLPRPPQTLPLDVGQGPPEPATRSPGLLSPTFRPGASSAQTVPPPLPKPPRSPSRSPSRSPNRSPCVPPAPEMALPRPGTQGTGPSGHLSPSLQPRETPAPVTTPPSTSTSSPSWSAQPTCKSDPGFWITVVTWNVGTAMPPDDVTSLLHLGSGSDDSDGADMIAIGLQEVNSMINKRLKDALFTDQWSELFMDALAPFNFVLVSTVRMQGVILLLFAKYYHLPFLRDVQTDCTRTGLGGYWGNKGGVSVRLAAFGHMLCFLNCHLPAHMDKAEQRKDNFQTILSLQQFPGPGAHGILDHDLVFWFGDLNFRIESYDLHFVKFAIDSDQLHQLWEKDQLNMAKNTWPILKGFQEGPLNFAPTFKFDVGTNKYDTSAKKRKPAWTDRILWKVKAPGVGPSPSGRESHRLQVTQHSYRSHMEYTVSDHKPVAAQFVLQFAYRDDVPLVRLEVADEWVRPEQAVVRYRIETVFARSSWDWIGLYRVGFRHCKDYMAYVWAKHEDVDGNIYQVTFSEESLPKGHGDFILGYYSHTHSILVGVTEPFQISLPTSELASSSSSDRSSTSSEEEDDSTLELLAPKSRSPSPGKSKRHRSRSPGLARFPGLALRPSSRERRGTSRSPSPQSRRLPRVAPDRSSDGGSRGSSEEGPSGLPGPWAFPPSVPRSLGLLPALRLETVDPGGGGSWGPNREAPAPSSLSTSPQGRQGLEEGGLGP; this is translated from the exons ATGGAGGGCCGGAGCGACAGCGGCAGCAGGAGGCCAGGGACCCGGGCTGGCCTGGGACCCCTGCCTGTGCTCGTGCCCCATGGGGTTTCCCAAACTGGGGCACCCTCCAAG GTGGACTCATTTTTTCAGCTCCCAGTGAAGGAGAATGCGGCCCCGGTACCCTCGGAACCAAGACTGGCTCTAGCACCTGTGGGGCCACAAGCAGCTGTGCCATCTTCCACAGAGGGGCCAAGGTTGGCTCTGGCATCTCCCCGACCCATCCTGGCTCCACTGTCTAcccctggaggccagaagacagctCCTGCCCGCCGCGGTTCCAGCCTAGCTCCAACATCTGTGGGCCAGTTAGTCATGTCTGCCTCAGCTGGGCCGAAGCCTCCCCCGGTGACCTCAGGCTCAGCCCTGGCTCCAACATCCCTGGGGCAGCTGGTGATGTCTGCCTCGGCAGGGCCGAGgcctcccccagccaccctgcGGCCCAAGCTGTCTCCAACGTCCAGGGACCAGAAGCAGGTGCCACCTGCCTCCATGGGACCCAAGCCAGCACTGGCTGCCTCAGGCCTGAGCCTGGCCCTGGCATCTGAGGAGCAGCCCCCACAGCCCCCCTCCAACTCTTCCCCAGTGTCCAGTCCAGTTTTGTCGTCCTCTCAGGACCAGGCTCTGGCTGCAGCTTCTGTGACGTCAGCCTCGGCCTCTGTGGGATGGACACCAGCTAAACAGAGGGATGCCCCAGCCCTGAAACCTCTCCCCTCTTCTGAAGTGCATCtccagccttcagctcaggcatcTGGTCCTGCGGGCTCCACATCCTTGATCCAAACCCCCCCAGACCCCCGGATCTCCCCCTCCTTCAGAGCCCGGCCTGAGGCCCCCCGCAGCAGCCCTGAGGATCCTGTCCTGCCCCGGCCACCCCAGACCCTGCCCCTGGATGTGGGCCAGGGCCCTCCAGAGCCCGCCACCCGTTCCCCAGGACTTCTGTCCCCCACCTTCCGGCCAGGGGCCTCCTCGGCCCAGACTgtgcccccacctctgcccaagCCACCCCGGTCTCCCAGCCGTTCCCCCAGCCGCTCCCCCAACCGCTCCCCCTGtgtccccccagcccctgagatggccctccccaggcctggcacCCAGGGCACAGGGCCTAGCGGGCACTTGAGTCCCAGTCTTCAGCCCCGAGAAACTCCAGCTCCGGTCACCACTCCCCCTTCTACCTCCACCTCATCACCCTCTTGGTCAGCTCAGCCTACCTGCAAGAGCGACCCTGGCTTCTG gatcaCTGTGGTCACGTGGAACGTGGGCACTGCCATGCCCCCTGACGACGTCACATCCCTCCTCCACCTGGGCAGCGGCAGCGACGACAGTGATGGGGCCGACATGATTGCCATAGG gttgCAGGAAGTGAACTCCATGATCAACAAACGGCTCAAGGACGCGCTCTTCACAGACCAGTGGAGCGAGCTCTTCATGGACGCTCTGGCACCCTTCAACTTCGTGCTG GTGAGTACCGTGCGGATGCAGGGCGTCATCCTGCTGCTGTTCGCCAAGTACTACCACCTGCCCTTCCTGAGGGACGTGCAGACTGATTGCACGCGCACTGGCCTGGGCGGCTATTGG GGCAATAAGGGTGGAGTGAGCGTGCGACTGGCGGCCTTCGGGCACATGCTCTGCTTCTTGAATTGCCACTTGCCAGCGCACATGGACAAGGCAGAGCAGCGCAAGGACAACTTCCAGACCATCCTGAGCCTCCAGCAGTTCCCGGGACCCGGGGCGCATGGCATCCTGGATCACGA CCTCGTGTTCTGGTTTGGGGACCTCAACTTCCGCATCGAGAGCTATGACCTGCACTTCGTCAAGTTTGCCATTGACAGCGACCAGCTTCACCAGCTCTGGGAGAAGGACCAG CTCAACATGGCCAAGAACACTTGGCCCATCCTGAAAGGCTTCCAGGAGGGGCCCCTCAACTTTGCGCCCACCTTCAAATTTGACGTGGGTACTAATAAATATGATACCAG TGCCAAGAAGCGGAAGCCAGCCTGGACAGACCGTATCCTGTGGAAGGTCAAGGCTCCAGGTGTGGGTCCCAGCCCCTCAGGCCGGGAAAGCCACCGACTCCAGGTGACCCAGCACAGCTACCGCAGCCACATGGAGTACACAGTCAGTGACCACAAGCCCGTGGCTGCCCAGTTCGTCCTGCAG TTTGCCTACAGGGATGACGTGCCGCTAGTGCGGCTGGAAGTGGCCGATGAGTGGGTGCGGCCAGAGCAGGCTGTGGTGAGGTACCGCATCGAAACGGTGTTCGCCCGCAGCTCCTGGGACTGGATCGGCTTGTACCGG GTGGGTTTCCGCCACTGCAAGGACTACATGGCTTACGTCTGGGCCAAACACGAGGATGTAGATGGGAACATCTACCAG GTGACCTTCAGTGAGGAGTCACTGCCCAAGGGCCATGGAGATTTCATACTGGGCTATTACAGCCACACGCACAGCATCCTCGTCGGTGTCACTGAGCCCTTCCAG atctcGCTGCCTACCTCGGAGttggccagcagcagcagcagcgatCGCTCAAGTACCAGCTCGGAGGAGGAGGATGACAGTACCCTGGAGCTGCTCGCACCCAAGTCCCGTAGCCCCAGTCCTGGCAAGTCCAAGAGACACCGTAGCCGCAGCCCAGGCCTGGCCCGCTTCCCTGGCCTTGCCCTGCGGCCTTCATCCCGTGAACGCCGTGGTACCAGCCGCAGCCCCTCACCCCAGAGCCGACGCCTGCCCCGGGTGGCCCCTGACAGGAGCAGTGATGGTGGCAGCCGGGGGAGTAGTGAGGAGGGGCCCTCTGGGCTGCCTGGTCCCTGGGCCTTCCCACCATCTGTGCCTCGAAGCCTCGGCTTGCTGCCTGCCTTGCGCCTGGAGACCGTTGACCCTGGTGGTGGGGGTTCCTGGGGACCTAATCGGGAGGCCCCTGCCCCCAGTAGCCTGTCCACCAGTCCCCAGGGCcggcaggggctggaggaagggggtctGGGGCCCTGa
- the INPP5J gene encoding phosphatidylinositol 4,5-bisphosphate 5-phosphatase A isoform X2, with translation MEGRSDSGSRRPGTRAGLGPLPVLVPHGVSQTGAPSKLPVKENAAPVPSEPRLALAPVGPQAAVPSSTEGPRLALASPRPILAPLSTPGGQKTAPARRGSSLAPTSVGQLVMSASAGPKPPPVTSGSALAPTSLGQLVMSASAGPRPPPATLRPKLSPTSRDQKQVPPASMGPKPALAASGLSLALASEEQPPQPPSNSSPVSSPVLSSSQDQALAAASVTSASASVGWTPAKQRDAPALKPLPSSEVHLQPSAQASGPAGSTSLIQTPPDPRISPSFRARPEAPRSSPEDPVLPRPPQTLPLDVGQGPPEPATRSPGLLSPTFRPGASSAQTVPPPLPKPPRSPSRSPSRSPNRSPCVPPAPEMALPRPGTQGTGPSGHLSPSLQPRETPAPVTTPPSTSTSSPSWSAQPTCKSDPGFWITVVTWNVGTAMPPDDVTSLLHLGSGSDDSDGADMIAIGLQEVNSMINKRLKDALFTDQWSELFMDALAPFNFVLVSTVRMQGVILLLFAKYYHLPFLRDVQTDCTRTGLGGYWGNKGGVSVRLAAFGHMLCFLNCHLPAHMDKAEQRKDNFQTILSLQQFPGPGAHGILDHDLVFWFGDLNFRIESYDLHFVKFAIDSDQLHQLWEKDQLNMAKNTWPILKGFQEGPLNFAPTFKFDVGTNKYDTSAKKRKPAWTDRILWKVKAPGVGPSPSGRESHRLQVTQHSYRSHMEYTVSDHKPVAAQFVLQFAYRDDVPLVRLEVADEWVRPEQAVVRYRIETVFARSSWDWIGLYRVGFRHCKDYMAYVWAKHEDVDGNIYQVTFSEESLPKGHGDFILGYYSHTHSILVGVTEPFQISLPTSELASSSSSDRSSTSSEEEDDSTLELLAPKSRSPSPGKSKRHRSRSPGLARFPGLALRPSSRERRGTSRSPSPQSRRLPRVAPDRSSDGGSRGSSEEGPSGLPGPWAFPPSVPRSLGLLPALRLETVDPGGGGSWGPNREAPAPSSLSTSPQGRQGLEEGGLGP, from the exons ATGGAGGGCCGGAGCGACAGCGGCAGCAGGAGGCCAGGGACCCGGGCTGGCCTGGGACCCCTGCCTGTGCTCGTGCCCCATGGGGTTTCCCAAACTGGGGCACCCTCCAAG CTCCCAGTGAAGGAGAATGCGGCCCCGGTACCCTCGGAACCAAGACTGGCTCTAGCACCTGTGGGGCCACAAGCAGCTGTGCCATCTTCCACAGAGGGGCCAAGGTTGGCTCTGGCATCTCCCCGACCCATCCTGGCTCCACTGTCTAcccctggaggccagaagacagctCCTGCCCGCCGCGGTTCCAGCCTAGCTCCAACATCTGTGGGCCAGTTAGTCATGTCTGCCTCAGCTGGGCCGAAGCCTCCCCCGGTGACCTCAGGCTCAGCCCTGGCTCCAACATCCCTGGGGCAGCTGGTGATGTCTGCCTCGGCAGGGCCGAGgcctcccccagccaccctgcGGCCCAAGCTGTCTCCAACGTCCAGGGACCAGAAGCAGGTGCCACCTGCCTCCATGGGACCCAAGCCAGCACTGGCTGCCTCAGGCCTGAGCCTGGCCCTGGCATCTGAGGAGCAGCCCCCACAGCCCCCCTCCAACTCTTCCCCAGTGTCCAGTCCAGTTTTGTCGTCCTCTCAGGACCAGGCTCTGGCTGCAGCTTCTGTGACGTCAGCCTCGGCCTCTGTGGGATGGACACCAGCTAAACAGAGGGATGCCCCAGCCCTGAAACCTCTCCCCTCTTCTGAAGTGCATCtccagccttcagctcaggcatcTGGTCCTGCGGGCTCCACATCCTTGATCCAAACCCCCCCAGACCCCCGGATCTCCCCCTCCTTCAGAGCCCGGCCTGAGGCCCCCCGCAGCAGCCCTGAGGATCCTGTCCTGCCCCGGCCACCCCAGACCCTGCCCCTGGATGTGGGCCAGGGCCCTCCAGAGCCCGCCACCCGTTCCCCAGGACTTCTGTCCCCCACCTTCCGGCCAGGGGCCTCCTCGGCCCAGACTgtgcccccacctctgcccaagCCACCCCGGTCTCCCAGCCGTTCCCCCAGCCGCTCCCCCAACCGCTCCCCCTGtgtccccccagcccctgagatggccctccccaggcctggcacCCAGGGCACAGGGCCTAGCGGGCACTTGAGTCCCAGTCTTCAGCCCCGAGAAACTCCAGCTCCGGTCACCACTCCCCCTTCTACCTCCACCTCATCACCCTCTTGGTCAGCTCAGCCTACCTGCAAGAGCGACCCTGGCTTCTG gatcaCTGTGGTCACGTGGAACGTGGGCACTGCCATGCCCCCTGACGACGTCACATCCCTCCTCCACCTGGGCAGCGGCAGCGACGACAGTGATGGGGCCGACATGATTGCCATAGG gttgCAGGAAGTGAACTCCATGATCAACAAACGGCTCAAGGACGCGCTCTTCACAGACCAGTGGAGCGAGCTCTTCATGGACGCTCTGGCACCCTTCAACTTCGTGCTG GTGAGTACCGTGCGGATGCAGGGCGTCATCCTGCTGCTGTTCGCCAAGTACTACCACCTGCCCTTCCTGAGGGACGTGCAGACTGATTGCACGCGCACTGGCCTGGGCGGCTATTGG GGCAATAAGGGTGGAGTGAGCGTGCGACTGGCGGCCTTCGGGCACATGCTCTGCTTCTTGAATTGCCACTTGCCAGCGCACATGGACAAGGCAGAGCAGCGCAAGGACAACTTCCAGACCATCCTGAGCCTCCAGCAGTTCCCGGGACCCGGGGCGCATGGCATCCTGGATCACGA CCTCGTGTTCTGGTTTGGGGACCTCAACTTCCGCATCGAGAGCTATGACCTGCACTTCGTCAAGTTTGCCATTGACAGCGACCAGCTTCACCAGCTCTGGGAGAAGGACCAG CTCAACATGGCCAAGAACACTTGGCCCATCCTGAAAGGCTTCCAGGAGGGGCCCCTCAACTTTGCGCCCACCTTCAAATTTGACGTGGGTACTAATAAATATGATACCAG TGCCAAGAAGCGGAAGCCAGCCTGGACAGACCGTATCCTGTGGAAGGTCAAGGCTCCAGGTGTGGGTCCCAGCCCCTCAGGCCGGGAAAGCCACCGACTCCAGGTGACCCAGCACAGCTACCGCAGCCACATGGAGTACACAGTCAGTGACCACAAGCCCGTGGCTGCCCAGTTCGTCCTGCAG TTTGCCTACAGGGATGACGTGCCGCTAGTGCGGCTGGAAGTGGCCGATGAGTGGGTGCGGCCAGAGCAGGCTGTGGTGAGGTACCGCATCGAAACGGTGTTCGCCCGCAGCTCCTGGGACTGGATCGGCTTGTACCGG GTGGGTTTCCGCCACTGCAAGGACTACATGGCTTACGTCTGGGCCAAACACGAGGATGTAGATGGGAACATCTACCAG GTGACCTTCAGTGAGGAGTCACTGCCCAAGGGCCATGGAGATTTCATACTGGGCTATTACAGCCACACGCACAGCATCCTCGTCGGTGTCACTGAGCCCTTCCAG atctcGCTGCCTACCTCGGAGttggccagcagcagcagcagcgatCGCTCAAGTACCAGCTCGGAGGAGGAGGATGACAGTACCCTGGAGCTGCTCGCACCCAAGTCCCGTAGCCCCAGTCCTGGCAAGTCCAAGAGACACCGTAGCCGCAGCCCAGGCCTGGCCCGCTTCCCTGGCCTTGCCCTGCGGCCTTCATCCCGTGAACGCCGTGGTACCAGCCGCAGCCCCTCACCCCAGAGCCGACGCCTGCCCCGGGTGGCCCCTGACAGGAGCAGTGATGGTGGCAGCCGGGGGAGTAGTGAGGAGGGGCCCTCTGGGCTGCCTGGTCCCTGGGCCTTCCCACCATCTGTGCCTCGAAGCCTCGGCTTGCTGCCTGCCTTGCGCCTGGAGACCGTTGACCCTGGTGGTGGGGGTTCCTGGGGACCTAATCGGGAGGCCCCTGCCCCCAGTAGCCTGTCCACCAGTCCCCAGGGCcggcaggggctggaggaagggggtctGGGGCCCTGa